From Psychroflexus torquis ATCC 700755, the proteins below share one genomic window:
- a CDS encoding PLP-dependent aminotransferase family protein codes for MHTSSDFILNLIKGELSLTEGELGLAKYLKIKIFIKAKIEDQSIPRESQLPSTRKLSEVLGVSRSTTVKAFELLLIEGSIESRPGSGYWVKKIDISYTKTERISQLSNYPEISKRGKLFSKNVGLLHSTDEKFVAFRPGLPPLDVFPINQWKKISDEYWRRVKFSSLSFSDSSGIEVFKKNVANYLNLVRGIKCDYQQIIIVSGSLQSLYLIGNALLNPKDTIVMENPTFPNVQSIFKSLGTKINELPLDNQGIKIKDYKSKGNTSPKLIHLTPSNHYPTGVRMSKQRKLEILEWASSHKAVIIENDYDHEISNWKDRQEAIFSLDRENRTVFLGTFNRLLHQSVRLGYMVVPYYLLDVIKALQKHSHRFVSPSNQFIMSQFIEKNYIYNHIKNVVNIAEKRRSIFIDNFKKYMPPSVKIMYSEARSLHLLAEIPDHLSDRIIKDNLSILNINVHHYSNCFINNNKQGFIFGYSCVKRPVIEKAIRELSHTYKSYEKSNH; via the coding sequence ATGCATACCAGTTCCGATTTCATTCTAAACCTCATAAAAGGGGAATTAAGCTTAACAGAGGGTGAACTCGGTCTTGCTAAATATCTGAAAATCAAAATCTTCATCAAAGCAAAAATTGAAGATCAAAGTATTCCTAGAGAAAGCCAGCTTCCTTCTACGAGAAAACTTTCTGAAGTGTTGGGCGTTTCAAGAAGTACAACGGTGAAGGCCTTTGAGCTTTTACTGATAGAAGGTAGCATAGAATCTAGACCAGGGTCTGGTTATTGGGTTAAAAAAATTGACATCTCATATACCAAAACGGAAAGAATAAGTCAACTCTCTAATTATCCTGAAATTTCTAAACGTGGGAAACTCTTTTCAAAAAACGTAGGTCTACTCCATTCCACAGATGAAAAATTTGTAGCCTTTAGGCCAGGTTTACCTCCCTTGGATGTCTTCCCTATTAACCAATGGAAGAAAATTTCTGATGAATATTGGAGACGAGTAAAGTTTTCATCTCTATCTTTTTCTGATTCCTCGGGTATAGAGGTTTTTAAAAAGAATGTTGCAAATTATTTAAATCTTGTTCGTGGTATTAAATGTGATTATCAACAAATTATCATAGTATCGGGTTCATTACAATCTTTATATTTAATTGGGAATGCTTTATTGAATCCAAAAGATACTATTGTGATGGAAAACCCAACATTTCCCAATGTGCAATCTATTTTTAAAAGTTTAGGAACTAAAATTAATGAGCTTCCTCTAGATAACCAAGGCATTAAAATTAAAGATTATAAATCAAAAGGTAATACATCCCCAAAACTTATTCACCTTACACCTTCAAATCATTATCCTACAGGCGTGAGGATGAGTAAGCAGAGGAAGCTTGAAATTTTGGAATGGGCAAGTAGTCATAAAGCAGTTATCATCGAAAATGACTACGATCACGAGATCAGTAATTGGAAAGATAGACAAGAAGCCATTTTCAGTTTAGATCGAGAGAACCGAACTGTGTTTTTAGGTACGTTTAATAGATTGTTACATCAATCTGTCCGTTTAGGTTACATGGTAGTCCCTTACTATTTATTGGATGTTATTAAGGCCTTACAAAAACACTCACATAGATTCGTTTCGCCTTCAAATCAATTTATTATGAGCCAGTTTATTGAAAAAAATTACATTTATAACCATATCAAAAATGTTGTCAACATAGCAGAAAAACGCCGCTCTATATTTATTGATAATTTCAAAAAGTATATGCCACCTTCAGTAAAAATAATGTATTCAGAAGCTCGAAGTTTACATCTTTTAGCAGAAATTCCAGACCACTTGTCTGATAGGATTATAAAGGATAACTTAAGCATCTTAAATATCAACGTCCACCACTACAGTAATTGTTTTATAAATAATAATAAACAAGGTTTTATTTTCGGGTACTCTTGTGTAAAACGTCCAGTGATAGAAAAAGCAATTCGTGAGCTTTCACACACCTATAAATCCTATGAAAAGTCTAATCACTAA